The following coding sequences lie in one Candidatus Thorarchaeota archaeon genomic window:
- a CDS encoding histidine phosphatase family protein — MFELVQKGEPLKALGPRTQVYVVTHAEPDDNNGDLSERGINQAIELARSRVMPLLNAVFAEDRCAIQTAAVIAKEYGLKVDSRSCLSGVSLRSSSPEQVLKFWNSDQPLTPKGESRQQARKRIGECITKIAELYRDGVVAIVTDPAMSVLFDSLVVGRSRICVDVEDWLEMGFAACACYEYGKHGWSTVMRFDNSYLSEPTGVMDTLPSSWRVILGGP, encoded by the coding sequence TTGTCACGCATGCAGAACCAGACGACAACAACGGAGACCTCAGTGAGAGAGGAATAAATCAGGCAATCGAGCTGGCCCGTTCAAGAGTAATGCCCCTTCTCAACGCAGTCTTCGCCGAGGACAGGTGCGCAATCCAGACTGCGGCCGTCATAGCCAAGGAGTACGGCTTGAAGGTGGATAGCCGTTCCTGCCTGTCAGGAGTTTCTCTGAGAAGTTCATCGCCCGAACAGGTCTTGAAGTTCTGGAACTCGGATCAACCGCTCACTCCAAAGGGAGAGTCTCGTCAACAAGCCCGAAAGAGGATCGGCGAGTGTATCACGAAGATCGCAGAGTTGTATCGTGATGGGGTAGTTGCCATTGTGACGGACCCCGCAATGAGCGTGCTGTTCGACTCTCTTGTGGTCGGCCGCAGCCGCATTTGTGTGGATGTGGAAGACTGGCTCGAGATGGGCTTTGCGGCATGCGCCTGCTATGAATACGGAAAGCACGGGTGGTCGACCGTGATGCGCTTCGATAACAGTTACCTCAGTGAACCCACGGGAGTGATGGATACGCTCCCCTCCTCGTGGCGTGTCATACTTGGGGGACCATAA